In Aegilops tauschii subsp. strangulata cultivar AL8/78 chromosome 3, Aet v6.0, whole genome shotgun sequence, one genomic interval encodes:
- the LOC109785802 gene encoding UPF0481 protein At3g47200-like → MNQKFTMSATYELSIRNDGHLIDIAPSPTTGTNNALNQSGGDIRTEWLRELTSASRSAAVLNDLVGRTPVLWYLGERAATILRPRSRRADLKALHAVAIGPYHRGDRGLAFDDEAKLPFLRYLQDRCGLDVEQYVAALGAARGRFREEFADDADAVAADWLRDEEKFVKMLLLDSSFLLVFSLMFGKTGGSEERAAASVVTRERFILYTAVAQYADEVKLDLLVLENQIPFAVVKLLAASCRGLKLRSVEELVVGCFDGIWPTRARDKVELLLRQTTDARFYHILHLFHWSRVPENKYRLLSVPLKFPEAKESESEWIMPCARELHRAAVWFRKPCLDGAERHGGDLNMEFRSAAASPMAVMTIPSFHILAYTAALLHSMVAFEKHFHWAHGACVTVHVRRMEGLIRCPQDAALLRRRWILGSVKCTDEEVVDFFRDMVAEAAGVRMPEEYGGMISAVARHRRRRARRWCGDLILHFLPSPWVSVSLAAVVALIIVPAMLQTIYTVLGYKK, encoded by the coding sequence ATGAACCAAAAATTCACGATGAGCGCAACCTATGAGCTAAGCATCAGAAACGACGGCCACCTCATTGACATCGCTCCAAGTCCAACCACTGGCACGAATAACGCTCTCAATCAGAGCGGCGGCGACATCCGCACGGAATGGCTGCGGGAGCTGACGTCGGCGTCACGGAGCGCCGCCGTCCTGAACGACCTCGTCGGCCGAACGCCGGTGCTGTGGTACCTCGGCGAGCGCGCGGCCACCATCCTCCGGCCGCGCTCCCGGCGCGCCGACCTGAAGGCGCTACACGCGGTGGCCATAGGCCCGTACCACCGCGGCGACCGTGGCCTCGCCTTCGACGACGAGGCCAAGCTGCCGTTCCTGCGGTACCTGCAGGACCGGTGCGGGCTCGACGTCGAGCAGTACGTCGCGGCGCTCGGGGCGGCGCGCGGCCGCTTCCGCGAGGAGTTCGCCGACGACGCGGACGCGGTCGCCGCGGATTGGCTCCGGGACGAGGAGAAATTCGTGAAGATGCTTCTCCTGGACAGCAGCTTCCTCCTCGTCTTCAGCCTCATGTTCGGCAAGACCGGCGGCTCGGAGGAACGGGCGGCGGCGTCCGTGGTCACCAGGGAGCGATTCATACTGTACACGGCCGTGGCGCAGTACGCCGACGAGGTCAAGCTCGACCTGCTCGTGCTGGAGAAccagatccccttcgccgtcgtCAAGCTGCTCGCCGCCTCGTGCCGCGGCTTGAAGCTCCGCTCCGTCGAGGAGCTGGTGGTCGGCTGCTTCGACGGCATCTGGCCGACCAGGGCGCGCGACAAGGTCGAGTTGTTGCTCCGGCAGACGACGGACGCGAGATTCTATCACATCCTACACCTCTTCCACTGGTCGCGCGTCCCGGAGAACAAGTACCGCCTCCTCTCGGTGCCGCTCAAGTTTCCCGAGGCCAAGGAATCGGAGTCGGAGTGGATCATGCCTTGCGCCAGAGAGCTGCATCGGGCGGCGGTGTGGTTCCGGAAGCCCTGTCTGGACGGGGCGGAGAGGCACGGCGGCGACCTCAACATGGAGTTCCGGAGCGCGGCGGCGAGCCCGATGGCGGTGATGACCATCCCCAGCTTCCACATCCTCGCCTACACCGCGGCGCTGCTCCATTCCATGGTGGCCTTCGAGAAGCACTTCCACTGGGCGCACGGCGCCTGCGTGACGGTACACGTCAGGCGCATGGAGGGCCTCATACGGTGCCCGCAGGACGCGGCGCTGCTTCGCCGCCGGTGGATCCTCGGCAGCGTCAAGTGCACCGACGAGGAGGTGGTGGATTTCTTCCGTGACATGGTCGCGGAGGCGGCCGGGGTGCGCATGCCCGAAGAGTACGGCGGGATGATCAGCGCTGTGGCgcggcacaggaggaggcggGCGCGCAGATGGTGTGGGGACTTGATACTGCACTTCCTCCCGTCGCCCTGGGTGTCCGTCTCGCTCGCCGCCGTGGTTGCGCTCATCATTGTGCCGGCCATGTTGCAGACAATCTACACCGTTTTGGGCTACAAAAAGTAG